The Peribacillus simplex genome contains a region encoding:
- a CDS encoding fumarate hydratase encodes MDIQKFQESMYSLIVETSTNLPKDVRRAVKSAKQRENAGTRSALSLATITNNITMADDNVSPICQDTGLPTFKIKTPVGVNQLEIKKAIRNAIILATKGGKLRPNAVDSLSGENSGDNLGEGLPVIKFDQWEKDYIDVRLILKGGGCENKNIQYSLPMELEGLGKAGRDLDGIRKCVLHSVYQAQGQGCSAGFIGVGIGGDRSSGYDLAKAQLFRSNEDVNPNEDLRKLEDYIMKTANELGIGTMGFGGETTLLGCKIGVMHRIPASFFVSVAYNCWAFRRLGVKVNPETGEINEWLYQEGEKIDFALEAEKAAKDEVAAASEPDVKASREITLQAPITEEQIRELKVGDVVHINGRMYTGRDAIHKHLSENPAPIDLDGQIIYHCGPVMLKDEEGKWHVKAAGPTTSIREEPYQGDIMKRFGIRAVIGKGGMGPKTLEALSEHGGVYLNAIGGAAQYYADCIKSVEGVNFTEFGIPEAMWHLNVEGFTAVVTMDSHGNSLHKDVQQSSLEKLAQFKEPVFK; translated from the coding sequence TTGGATATTCAAAAATTCCAAGAAAGTATGTACAGTCTTATCGTTGAAACTTCAACGAATCTTCCAAAGGATGTTCGTCGTGCGGTCAAAAGTGCAAAACAGCGTGAAAATGCAGGTACTCGTTCTGCATTAAGCTTGGCCACCATCACGAATAATATTACAATGGCTGACGACAATGTATCACCGATTTGTCAGGATACTGGTCTGCCGACTTTCAAAATAAAAACTCCAGTTGGCGTGAACCAACTTGAAATAAAAAAAGCAATCCGAAATGCGATCATTTTAGCGACAAAAGGCGGAAAACTTCGTCCAAACGCAGTTGACTCTTTATCGGGTGAAAATAGCGGGGATAACCTTGGGGAAGGTCTTCCTGTCATTAAATTCGATCAATGGGAAAAAGACTATATTGATGTTCGCCTTATCTTAAAAGGCGGCGGCTGTGAAAATAAAAACATCCAATACAGTCTGCCTATGGAACTTGAAGGATTGGGGAAAGCGGGCCGTGATTTGGACGGAATCCGTAAATGTGTACTTCACTCTGTCTACCAAGCACAAGGACAAGGCTGCAGTGCCGGCTTCATCGGCGTTGGTATCGGTGGGGACCGTTCATCCGGATATGATCTGGCTAAGGCTCAACTTTTCCGCAGTAATGAAGATGTGAATCCGAATGAAGACCTTCGTAAACTTGAAGATTACATCATGAAGACAGCTAATGAATTGGGAATCGGCACGATGGGCTTTGGCGGCGAAACTACACTGCTTGGATGTAAAATCGGTGTCATGCACCGTATTCCGGCAAGCTTTTTCGTATCCGTTGCTTACAATTGCTGGGCATTCCGCCGTTTAGGAGTGAAAGTCAATCCTGAAACAGGTGAAATCAATGAGTGGTTGTATCAAGAAGGCGAGAAAATCGACTTTGCTTTAGAAGCAGAAAAAGCAGCGAAGGATGAAGTGGCAGCCGCTTCTGAACCGGACGTTAAAGCTTCCCGTGAAATCACCCTGCAAGCACCAATCACGGAAGAACAAATCCGTGAATTAAAAGTTGGTGACGTGGTTCATATTAACGGCAGGATGTATACGGGCCGTGATGCCATCCACAAGCATTTATCTGAAAATCCTGCACCAATCGACCTAGATGGACAAATCATCTATCATTGTGGCCCAGTTATGCTGAAGGACGAAGAAGGTAAATGGCATGTGAAGGCTGCGGGACCGACAACAAGTATTCGTGAAGAACCATACCAAGGCGATATCATGAAACGATTCGGCATCCGTGCAGTTATCGGTAAAGGCGGAATGGGACCAAAAACACTAGAGGCGCTAAGTGAACACGGCGGCGTTTATCTAAACGCAATCGGCGGGGCTGCTCAATATTATGCAGACTGCATCAAGTCCGTCGAAGGTGTGAACTTCACTGAATTTGGTATTCCAGAAGCGATGTGGCATCTGAATGTTGAAGGATTCACTGCCGTAGTTACCATGGATTCACATGGAAACAGCCTGCATAAAGACGTTCAGCAATCTTCATTGGAAAAATTGGCACAATTCAAAGAACCAGTATTTAAATAA
- the pdaA gene encoding delta-lactam-biosynthetic de-N-acetylase, with product MKKKVILSAFICLICSLASPAFAESYNWGFNKGKNGTPADAGKKFNEMLPEYEAIYKGDTRKKVVYLTFDNGYENGYTAQILDVLKKHGAPGAFFVTGHYLKTAPELVVRMANEGHIVGNHSWNHPDMTSVTDDVIRMELERVKKATEKLTGQKGMNYLRPPRGVFNERTMRIAKKEGYYHIFWSLAYKDWIVDQQKGAAFAHDEVLKQIHPGAILLLHTVSKDNADALDSILTDLEKQGYTFSSLDDLMIEKQLPNRMLY from the coding sequence ATGAAAAAAAAGGTGATTTTATCCGCTTTTATATGCTTGATATGCTCTTTGGCAAGCCCAGCTTTTGCAGAATCCTATAACTGGGGTTTCAATAAAGGGAAAAATGGGACACCTGCTGATGCCGGTAAAAAATTCAATGAAATGCTGCCTGAATATGAAGCGATTTATAAAGGGGATACAAGGAAAAAAGTCGTTTATTTAACGTTTGATAACGGTTATGAAAATGGCTATACGGCCCAGATTTTAGATGTGCTGAAGAAACATGGTGCTCCTGGAGCTTTTTTTGTCACAGGTCATTATTTAAAGACCGCACCTGAGCTTGTTGTCCGTATGGCTAATGAGGGGCATATCGTAGGAAACCATTCCTGGAACCATCCGGATATGACCAGCGTGACGGACGATGTGATACGCATGGAGCTTGAGCGGGTAAAAAAAGCAACGGAAAAATTAACGGGGCAAAAAGGAATGAATTACTTAAGGCCGCCTCGTGGGGTATTTAATGAGAGAACAATGAGAATCGCAAAAAAAGAAGGGTATTACCACATCTTCTGGTCACTGGCATATAAAGACTGGATTGTTGATCAACAAAAGGGTGCCGCGTTCGCACACGATGAAGTGCTTAAGCAAATTCATCCTGGCGCGATTTTATTATTGCATACCGTATCGAAGGATAATGCGGATGCATTGGACTCGATTCTGACGGATCTTGAAAAACAGGGGTACACATTCAGTAGCCTTGATGATTTAATGATTGAGAAACAGTTGCCGAACCGAATGCTTTATTAA
- a CDS encoding DNA-3-methyladenine glycosylase family protein, translating to MWTEKLQVQGPYNFDLVLERLSLDPLQVVDFTNRTVKVPLYIEKEPIVLQVQAIGNIDEPSFIIKGHSEVYKSKAIERLKKVFHWHQPLEGVSRHFRESDLREIFEEHRGTAIVLDFDYYSCLAKCIIHQQLNLSFAHTLTERFVKTFGYQMEGAWFYPTPETTAQLQIEQLRAIQFSGRKAEYVIGLSEQIIQGHLNLDIMEKLSDQEVMDTLIKIRGIGRWTAENFLLFGLGRPNLFPKADIGIQNALKILYGLPQKPTQEEMESYSVKWAPYLSYASLYLWRSIEKRSEKK from the coding sequence GTGTGGACAGAAAAATTACAGGTTCAAGGACCCTATAATTTCGATCTAGTTCTCGAACGATTATCGCTAGACCCACTTCAGGTAGTTGATTTTACTAACAGGACGGTAAAAGTTCCGCTATATATAGAAAAAGAACCAATCGTTTTGCAGGTTCAGGCAATCGGAAATATCGATGAACCATCTTTCATCATCAAAGGTCATTCAGAGGTTTACAAGTCAAAAGCAATCGAACGGTTAAAAAAGGTTTTTCATTGGCATCAGCCATTAGAAGGCGTTTCCCGGCATTTCAGGGAATCAGATTTAAGGGAAATCTTCGAAGAGCACCGCGGTACTGCCATAGTCTTGGACTTCGATTACTACAGTTGCCTCGCCAAATGCATCATACATCAGCAATTGAACTTATCCTTTGCCCATACGCTCACGGAACGATTCGTTAAAACCTTCGGCTACCAGATGGAAGGTGCCTGGTTTTATCCGACACCGGAAACAACAGCCCAACTTCAAATCGAACAATTAAGAGCCATTCAATTCAGTGGCCGGAAAGCCGAATACGTCATAGGACTTTCCGAGCAGATCATTCAAGGCCATCTCAACCTTGATATAATGGAAAAGCTATCCGATCAAGAGGTTATGGATACACTAATAAAAATACGCGGTATCGGTAGATGGACGGCTGAGAACTTCCTGCTTTTTGGACTTGGCAGGCCGAACCTATTTCCTAAAGCCGATATTGGCATTCAAAATGCCTTGAAAATATTATATGGCTTACCGCAAAAGCCAACCCAAGAAGAAATGGAGTCCTATAGTGTGAAATGGGCCCCATATTTAAGCTACGCTTCCCTCTATTTGTGGAGAAGCATTGAAAAACGGAGTGAAAAGAAATGA
- the rlmD gene encoding 23S rRNA (uracil(1939)-C(5))-methyltransferase RlmD, which translates to MTNIQDTKLEVNQTLPLTIKRLGINGEGVGYFKKKVVFVPGALPGEEIVALVTKVQPNFTEAKIKTIRKESPHRIAAPCPVYAECGGCQLQHLSYAQQLIEKRDIVIQAMERHSEFPVSSLNVKETIGMEDPWNYRNKSQYQVGQKDGKLIAGLYGLNSHTLIDIPNCLVQHKATNKVTRTVKKILKNLNISIYNERKRKGVIRTVITRVGFETGEVQVVLVTGAEEIPQKDQLLKQIRDQLPEVKSVVQNINNRNTSLIFGEKTIHLAGEKVINETLGDLSYELSARTFFQLNPVQTVRLYDEVKKAAALTGTEKVVDAYCGVGTIGLWLSENAKEVRGMDVIKESIEDAKKNAKKHKRNNVYYETGKAENILPRWTKEGWKPDVLVVDPPRSGCDQSLLQTILKVKPKTIVYVSCNPSTLAKDLQELGSTYRVEAMQPVDMFPQTSHVEVVTSLKLI; encoded by the coding sequence ATGACAAACATTCAAGATACAAAACTGGAAGTGAATCAAACCCTTCCCCTTACGATTAAACGGCTTGGCATTAACGGGGAGGGAGTCGGTTATTTCAAAAAGAAAGTCGTCTTCGTCCCAGGTGCATTGCCTGGTGAAGAAATTGTAGCTTTGGTCACAAAGGTTCAGCCAAACTTCACCGAGGCAAAAATAAAAACCATCCGTAAAGAATCGCCGCATCGCATTGCAGCACCATGTCCGGTTTACGCTGAATGCGGCGGATGTCAGTTACAGCATTTAAGCTATGCCCAGCAGCTTATTGAAAAACGCGATATCGTCATTCAAGCGATGGAACGTCATTCGGAATTCCCAGTTTCTTCATTAAATGTAAAAGAAACGATTGGCATGGAAGATCCTTGGAATTACCGTAATAAAAGTCAGTACCAAGTTGGCCAAAAAGATGGCAAATTAATTGCTGGCCTTTACGGCTTGAATTCCCACACACTGATCGATATCCCGAATTGCCTTGTACAACATAAGGCAACAAATAAGGTAACGCGTACAGTGAAAAAGATACTAAAGAACCTGAACATCTCGATTTATAACGAAAGAAAAAGAAAAGGTGTTATCCGTACGGTCATTACACGGGTAGGATTTGAAACAGGTGAAGTGCAGGTTGTCCTCGTTACAGGTGCGGAGGAAATTCCACAAAAGGATCAGTTGCTTAAACAAATTCGTGACCAACTGCCAGAAGTGAAATCGGTCGTTCAAAACATCAACAACCGGAACACATCACTTATTTTTGGCGAAAAAACGATTCACTTGGCAGGCGAAAAAGTCATCAACGAAACATTGGGTGACCTATCATACGAACTATCAGCCCGAACATTCTTCCAGCTTAACCCGGTCCAAACTGTTCGCTTATATGATGAAGTGAAAAAAGCGGCAGCCTTAACCGGCACGGAAAAAGTGGTTGACGCTTATTGCGGCGTAGGGACCATTGGCCTATGGCTGTCCGAAAATGCCAAAGAAGTCAGAGGAATGGACGTCATTAAAGAATCCATTGAGGACGCCAAGAAAAATGCAAAAAAACATAAACGCAACAATGTATACTATGAAACAGGCAAAGCCGAGAATATCCTCCCACGCTGGACCAAAGAAGGCTGGAAACCGGACGTACTGGTCGTCGACCCGCCAAGATCCGGCTGTGATCAATCATTACTGCAGACAATCTTGAAAGTTAAACCAAAAACCATTGTGTACGTATCATGCAACCCGTCCACATTGGCGAAGGACTTACAAGAACTGGGCTCTACTTATCGCGTGGAGGCCATGCAGCCGGTGGACATGTTCCCGCAGACCAGCCATGTGGAAGTGGTAACCTCATTGAAGCTGATTTAA
- a CDS encoding DUF1456 family protein yields the protein MHNHDILIRLRYALDIKNKDMVEIFKLGDIEVTREEVMQMLTKPKDDYYDEYDDDMDEDEDGVKCNNMMLESFLNGLIIFKRGRQEPKPGQPQSQAPAVKNKESVNNILLKKLKIALTLTSEDMIDILDEAGVMITKGELSAILRKVGHRNYKECGDRYARNFLKGLTLRYRG from the coding sequence ATGCATAATCATGATATATTAATACGATTAAGATATGCGCTGGATATTAAAAATAAAGATATGGTAGAGATATTTAAGCTCGGGGATATTGAAGTGACAAGAGAAGAAGTCATGCAGATGCTCACAAAACCAAAAGATGATTATTATGATGAATATGATGATGATATGGATGAAGATGAAGATGGGGTAAAATGCAATAACATGATGTTAGAGTCCTTTTTAAATGGCTTGATCATTTTTAAAAGAGGGAGACAAGAGCCAAAACCTGGTCAGCCTCAAAGTCAGGCACCGGCTGTAAAGAATAAGGAAAGTGTGAATAATATCCTTCTGAAGAAACTGAAAATAGCATTGACATTAACAAGTGAGGATATGATTGATATCTTGGATGAAGCAGGTGTCATGATAACCAAAGGGGAATTAAGCGCTATATTAAGAAAAGTGGGTCATAGGAATTATAAAGAGTGCGGAGATCGATACGCCAGGAATTTCTTAAAAGGATTAACTTTGAGATATAGGGGATAA
- a CDS encoding 3-hydroxyacyl-CoA dehydrogenase, with the protein MNYKNITIAGSGVLGSQIAFQTAFKGFNVSVYDINDEALERAKDRINNLKPYYKEDIGATEENLNTAYARISFHSDLSAGVADADLVIEAIPEVVQIKTDFYTELGKVAPDKTIFATNSSTLLPSQFAEATGRPKKFLALHFANEIWKNNTAEIMKHPGTDSEVFDEVIDFAKAIGMVPLPLHKEQPGYILNSLLVPLLDAAQMLLLKGVADTETIDKTWMVATGAPLGPFAILDVVGIITAYNISLAKAKATGDPEVEKLANLLKTEYIDKGKIGREAGEGFYKYPSPNFAKPDFLRG; encoded by the coding sequence TTGAATTATAAAAATATCACGATTGCCGGCAGCGGCGTTTTAGGAAGTCAGATCGCATTTCAAACCGCCTTCAAAGGATTCAACGTATCTGTATATGACATCAATGACGAAGCATTGGAACGTGCAAAAGATAGGATCAATAATTTGAAGCCATACTATAAAGAAGACATAGGCGCAACGGAGGAAAATCTCAATACTGCTTATGCCCGCATTTCTTTCCACAGTGATTTATCTGCGGGAGTAGCCGATGCTGACCTTGTGATTGAAGCGATTCCAGAAGTGGTTCAAATCAAAACGGATTTTTACACGGAGTTAGGAAAAGTGGCTCCTGATAAAACAATTTTCGCCACGAACTCGTCTACATTATTACCAAGCCAATTTGCCGAAGCGACAGGCCGTCCCAAAAAATTCCTGGCGTTACACTTCGCTAATGAAATCTGGAAAAACAATACGGCAGAAATCATGAAACATCCCGGAACGGATAGTGAAGTGTTCGATGAAGTGATTGATTTTGCAAAAGCAATTGGAATGGTTCCTCTGCCTTTACATAAAGAGCAGCCAGGCTATATTTTGAATTCCTTATTGGTTCCCCTTTTGGACGCTGCCCAAATGCTCTTATTAAAAGGAGTGGCAGATACGGAAACCATCGATAAAACGTGGATGGTCGCAACAGGAGCGCCGCTTGGCCCTTTCGCCATTTTAGACGTGGTAGGAATCATTACCGCTTATAATATTTCACTTGCAAAAGCGAAAGCGACAGGTGATCCAGAGGTTGAAAAGCTGGCTAACCTTTTGAAAACAGAGTATATCGATAAAGGGAAAATCGGTAGAGAAGCAGGAGAAGGCTTCTATAAATATCCCAGCCCCAATTTTGCAAAGCCAGACTTTTTAAGAGGTTAA
- a CDS encoding glycine C-acetyltransferase has product MSSEVLNRFLKENLEDLKEKGLYNVIDPVEGPNGPVITIAGRELINLSSNNYLGLATDRRLIEACIEATKTYGVGAGAVRTINGTLDIHVKLEEKLAEFKHTEAAIAYQSGFNCNMAAISGVMDKHDAILSDELNHASIIDGCRLSKAKIIPFIHSDMDDLRTKARQAKESGLYNKVMIITDGVFSMDGDIAKLPEIVEIAEEFDLITYVDDAHGSGVLGNGAGTVKHFGLSDKVDFQIGTLSKAIGVVGGYVAGKKDLIDWLKVRSRPFLFSTAATPGAVAASIEAIEILMNSSELQNKLWENSDYLKKGLKELGFDIGESETPITPCIIGDETKTQQFSKRLNEEGVYAKSIVFPTVPKGTGRVRNMPTAAHTKEMLDRAIAIYEKVGKEMSII; this is encoded by the coding sequence ATGTCAAGTGAAGTATTAAATCGATTTTTGAAAGAAAATTTGGAAGATTTAAAAGAAAAGGGACTATACAACGTTATTGATCCGGTGGAAGGTCCAAACGGTCCGGTAATCACCATTGCAGGCAGGGAGTTAATTAATTTATCATCAAATAACTATCTAGGTTTAGCAACAGATCGACGATTAATAGAGGCTTGCATAGAAGCGACGAAAACATATGGTGTCGGAGCTGGAGCCGTTCGTACGATTAACGGAACTTTGGATATTCATGTCAAATTAGAAGAAAAGCTTGCAGAATTTAAACATACAGAAGCCGCCATTGCTTATCAATCTGGATTTAACTGTAATATGGCAGCGATTTCAGGAGTGATGGATAAACATGACGCCATTCTTTCAGATGAACTGAACCATGCTTCAATCATTGATGGATGCCGATTATCCAAGGCGAAAATTATTCCCTTTATCCATTCCGACATGGACGATTTACGGACAAAAGCACGCCAAGCAAAGGAGTCCGGATTGTATAACAAAGTCATGATCATTACCGATGGAGTTTTCTCGATGGACGGGGATATTGCCAAGCTTCCTGAAATTGTGGAGATTGCAGAAGAGTTTGACTTAATTACTTATGTTGATGATGCACATGGATCGGGTGTATTAGGTAATGGTGCAGGAACGGTAAAACATTTTGGGCTATCGGATAAAGTGGATTTCCAAATTGGAACATTATCCAAAGCCATTGGTGTTGTTGGAGGCTATGTAGCAGGAAAGAAAGATTTGATCGATTGGTTAAAGGTGAGAAGCCGTCCATTTTTATTTTCAACGGCTGCCACACCGGGAGCAGTTGCAGCTAGTATAGAAGCCATCGAAATTTTGATGAATAGCTCAGAACTTCAAAATAAGCTGTGGGAAAACAGCGATTACTTGAAAAAAGGCCTAAAAGAATTAGGGTTTGATATCGGGGAGAGCGAAACACCGATTACGCCTTGCATCATAGGGGATGAAACAAAAACGCAGCAATTCAGCAAGAGGCTGAATGAAGAAGGTGTGTATGCTAAATCCATCGTATTCCCTACCGTTCCAAAGGGTACTGGAAGAGTGCGAAATATGCCTACTGCTGCTCATACAAAAGAGATGCTGGACCGTGCAATTGCCATTTATGAAAAAGTGGGAAAAGAGATGTCGATCATATAA
- a CDS encoding L-threonine 3-dehydrogenase, whose product MKKVLVTGALGQIGSELTLKMREIYGADNIIATDIRKTDSDVALSGPFEILDVTDEKAMFNMAKKHEVDTIIHLAALLSATAEKKPLLAWHLNMGGLVNALESARELDCQLFTPSSIGAFGPTTPKDWTPQDIIQRPNTMYGVNKVSGELLCDYYHHKFGVDTRGLRFPGLISYVTPPGGGTTDYAVEIYYEAIKNKRYTSYIDKGTYMDMMYMPDALAAIINLMEADASKLKHRNSFNVSAMSFDPEQIAAEIKRHIPEFVMNYEVDPVRQSIADSWPNTIDSTCAKEEWGFKAEYDLEKMTNDMLLKLRLKSLLVTA is encoded by the coding sequence ATGAAAAAGGTCTTGGTAACGGGGGCTTTAGGTCAAATTGGTTCAGAACTGACGCTGAAAATGAGAGAGATTTATGGAGCTGACAATATCATTGCAACAGATATTCGAAAAACGGACAGCGATGTTGCCCTATCAGGTCCATTTGAGATTTTAGATGTTACGGATGAAAAAGCGATGTTTAACATGGCAAAAAAACATGAAGTGGATACAATTATACATTTAGCCGCTTTATTGTCAGCAACAGCTGAAAAGAAACCTCTTTTAGCTTGGCATTTAAACATGGGCGGATTGGTCAATGCTTTGGAATCGGCACGGGAACTCGATTGCCAATTATTCACACCTAGTTCGATTGGTGCGTTTGGTCCAACCACTCCTAAAGATTGGACACCGCAAGACATCATTCAACGACCGAATACGATGTACGGAGTGAATAAAGTATCCGGAGAGTTATTATGTGATTATTATCATCATAAATTTGGGGTTGATACGAGGGGGCTTCGATTCCCGGGACTGATTTCGTATGTCACACCTCCTGGCGGTGGAACTACCGACTATGCAGTTGAAATTTACTATGAAGCGATTAAAAACAAGCGATATACTTCTTACATTGATAAGGGAACGTATATGGATATGATGTATATGCCTGATGCTTTAGCTGCCATCATTAATCTAATGGAGGCAGATGCCTCAAAATTAAAACATCGCAATTCTTTCAATGTGTCAGCCATGAGCTTTGATCCGGAGCAAATTGCAGCCGAGATCAAAAGGCATATTCCGGAATTTGTCATGAATTATGAGGTCGATCCTGTAAGACAATCCATTGCCGATAGTTGGCCAAATACAATAGATTCAACTTGTGCAAAGGAAGAGTGGGGATTCAAGGCGGAATATGATTTAGAGAAAATGACGAATGATATGTTGTTGAAGCTGAGATTAAAGTCCCTTTTAGTAACAGCATGA
- a CDS encoding amino acid permease, with protein sequence MANKDLNRDLKGRHIQMIALGGTIGVGLFMGSASTIQWTGPSVMLAYAISGIFIFLIMRAMGEMLYLEPSTGSFATFGYKYIHPLAGYMTAWSNWFQWVIVGMAEIIAVGTYMQYWFPDLPAWIPGLIAMVILGAANLISVKSFGEIEFWFALIKIVTIILMIVAGFGLIFFGIGNGGEALGLSNLWEHGGLFTGGWKGFFFALSLVVAAYQGVELIGITAGEAKDPQETITKAIQSTIWRILIFYIGAIFIIVTVYPWDQLSAIGSPFVATFAKVGITAAAGIINFVVITAAMSGCNSGIYSAGRMLYTLGMNGQAPKFFAKVSNSGVPLFGTFGVIVGLAIGVVLSYIAPENLFVHVYSASVLPGMIPWFVILISQIQFRKIKKAEMHNHPFKMPFAPVTNYLTIAFLIMVLIGMWFNDDTRISLMVGIGFLAIVAISYFVFGIGKRVQADAQTMAQKEDKVG encoded by the coding sequence ATGGCAAACAAAGATTTGAATAGGGACTTGAAAGGTCGTCATATTCAGATGATCGCTTTGGGCGGAACTATTGGTGTCGGTTTATTCATGGGTTCAGCCAGCACGATTCAATGGACAGGTCCGTCAGTAATGTTAGCTTATGCGATCTCTGGGATCTTTATATTCTTAATCATGCGTGCAATGGGGGAAATGTTGTATTTAGAGCCAAGTACAGGTTCATTTGCAACATTTGGTTATAAGTACATTCATCCATTGGCAGGGTATATGACTGCATGGAGTAACTGGTTCCAGTGGGTTATTGTCGGGATGGCAGAAATTATAGCAGTGGGGACGTACATGCAGTATTGGTTCCCTGATCTCCCGGCTTGGATTCCAGGTTTAATCGCAATGGTGATTCTTGGAGCAGCGAACTTAATTTCCGTTAAATCCTTTGGGGAAATTGAATTTTGGTTTGCGCTGATTAAAATCGTAACGATCATATTAATGATCGTTGCAGGATTTGGACTTATTTTCTTTGGAATCGGTAATGGAGGGGAAGCCTTAGGATTATCGAATCTCTGGGAACATGGTGGTTTATTTACAGGTGGTTGGAAGGGCTTCTTCTTTGCCCTCTCACTGGTGGTTGCCGCTTATCAAGGTGTAGAACTAATCGGGATTACGGCTGGTGAAGCAAAAGATCCTCAAGAAACGATAACCAAAGCGATTCAAAGTACCATTTGGCGTATTTTAATTTTCTATATCGGTGCGATTTTCATTATTGTAACCGTTTACCCTTGGGATCAATTAAGTGCAATTGGCAGTCCATTTGTTGCTACTTTTGCCAAAGTTGGTATCACGGCAGCAGCTGGAATCATTAATTTTGTCGTAATCACGGCTGCAATGTCTGGCTGCAATAGTGGTATTTACAGTGCAGGACGTATGCTTTACACATTAGGGATGAATGGCCAAGCGCCAAAATTCTTTGCGAAAGTATCTAATAGCGGTGTACCTTTATTCGGTACGTTCGGAGTGATAGTCGGGTTAGCAATTGGGGTTGTATTAAGTTATATTGCACCAGAAAATTTATTTGTGCATGTATATAGTGCAAGTGTACTTCCTGGTATGATTCCGTGGTTTGTCATTCTGATCAGCCAAATTCAATTCAGGAAAATTAAAAAAGCTGAAATGCACAATCATCCATTCAAAATGCCTTTTGCACCAGTTACAAACTACCTGACCATCGCTTTCTTGATTATGGTATTAATCGGTATGTGGTTTAATGATGACACACGTATATCACTAATGGTTGGAATAGGTTTTCTGGCTATCGTTGCCATTAGTTATTTCGTTTTTGGAATAGGCAAGCGTGTACAAGCCGATGCTCAGACAATGGCTCAGAAGGAAGATAAAGTGGGTTAA
- a CDS encoding RNA polymerase alpha subunit C-terminal domain-containing protein: protein MTTSKKNLRTCEKGHKYYKSSDCPACPVCEQERKPDTGFLSLLSAPARRALENNGVTSLHQLSTYSEKEILKFHGMGPASLPKLRDALETGGLSFKD from the coding sequence ATGACAACTTCAAAGAAGAATTTGAGGACTTGCGAAAAGGGTCACAAATACTATAAATCCAGCGACTGTCCGGCCTGCCCAGTATGTGAGCAAGAACGCAAACCTGACACCGGATTTCTTTCATTGCTTTCGGCACCAGCCAGACGGGCTTTGGAAAACAATGGGGTTACCTCATTACATCAGCTATCAACATATAGTGAAAAAGAGATTTTGAAGTTTCACGGTATGGGACCAGCTTCTTTACCTAAACTTAGGGATGCTCTGGAGACAGGTGGGTTATCATTCAAAGATTAA